Proteins encoded together in one Desulfosporosinus meridiei DSM 13257 window:
- a CDS encoding transposase, whose product MRDYDDDFKEEAIKLSYELGPTKASRQLGIPSTTLRTWRDKLNKHGDQAFVGSGHPRIDPKTADIAALEKKIKELESANDILKKALGFFAESQKR is encoded by the coding sequence ATGCGAGATTATGACGATGACTTTAAAGAAGAAGCTATCAAATTGTCCTATGAATTAGGACCCACCAAAGCCTCCAGACAATTAGGCATACCTTCAACGACATTACGTACATGGCGCGACAAATTAAATAAACATGGCGATCAAGCCTTTGTAGGTAGTGGTCACCCGCGTATCGACCCTAAAACTGCAGATATAGCTGCATTGGAAAAGAAGATCAAAGAACTGGAATCAGCTAACGATATTTTGAAAAAAGCATTAGGTTTTTTCGCCGAGAGCCAAAAGAGATAG
- a CDS encoding IS3 family transposase, with amino-acid sequence MKEPTKHSIKEFCKVLKVSEAGYYKWLRLQNRPYKYNDLLAKILEIRAENPDYGPYRIYLELKLFHNYTQSYYLILKLCKEHKLRLKKKFYAKGITKADPSAQASENLIQQDFSASLPNQKWLGDITEIPTSDGKLYLAAILDCFDGSIVGFKMADNMRAELCVDAFLSAVKKYPATGMIFHSDRGSQYTSKLYRETLARYEAVQSMSNTGKCFDNARMESFFATLKKEKIYKYKTETMSMNVVKSMIFRFIEVYYNRKRIYTTNDGYPPLIKRLNYYKEQLIKAS; translated from the coding sequence ATTAAAGAACCAACTAAGCATAGTATCAAAGAATTTTGTAAGGTACTAAAAGTTAGTGAGGCCGGTTATTACAAATGGCTACGCCTCCAAAATCGCCCCTATAAATATAATGACCTTTTGGCTAAAATCCTTGAGATTCGTGCAGAAAATCCGGACTATGGACCCTATCGAATTTATTTGGAGTTGAAGCTTTTTCACAATTACACCCAAAGCTATTATCTGATCCTGAAACTTTGCAAAGAGCATAAGCTTAGACTCAAGAAGAAGTTCTATGCCAAAGGGATTACCAAGGCAGATCCATCAGCACAAGCCAGTGAAAACTTGATTCAACAAGATTTTAGTGCCTCGTTACCTAATCAGAAGTGGCTGGGGGACATCACAGAAATCCCAACTTCTGACGGAAAGCTCTATCTTGCTGCAATACTAGACTGTTTTGACGGAAGCATTGTCGGGTTTAAAATGGCTGATAACATGAGAGCTGAGCTTTGCGTCGATGCCTTCTTATCTGCCGTCAAAAAATATCCAGCTACTGGAATGATCTTTCATAGCGACAGAGGAAGTCAATATACCAGTAAACTTTACCGAGAAACTTTGGCCCGGTATGAGGCAGTCCAAAGTATGAGCAATACCGGGAAATGTTTTGATAATGCTAGAATGGAATCGTTTTTTGCTACACTAAAGAAAGAGAAAATCTATAAGTACAAAACAGAAACCATGAGCATGAATGTTGTTAAAAGCATGATCTTTAGGTTTATAGAAGTCTACTATAATCGTAAAAGAATTTACACGACTAATGACGGCTATCCTCCTCTGATCAAGCGTTTAAACTATTACAAAGAGCAGTTAATAAAAGCATCTTAA